The nucleotide sequence GAGATGGAACTTTTCCCTGTTGTGAATGATTCTGTGTTTTCGACCAGATACGCATAAGATAATCCATATCCTGTCTTAACTCCTGTTCCTCGGAGCCTTCACTTACTGTTCTTGCAATCAGGCCGATATTATCAGGTTTGATTGAGAGCAGTATATTTTTCAGCCGCTCTCTTTCCTCCTCGCTTTCAATCCTTCTGGATACCCCGATATGGTCGTAAGTGGGCATCAGTACAAGGTATCTTCCCGGTATTGTCAGGTGGGTGGTTATACGGGCACCTTTTTGCCCAATCGGTTCTTTTGCCACCTGAACAACTATTTCCTGTTCTTCCTGGAGAAGCTCTTCTATAGGAACAAAAACTTTTTCCTTTATGCCGCCGTTTTCATCCACATCCACTTCATCATCTATCTCATTGGCAACCCTGTCTTCCATGAGTGAAAAATGATCCATGTCGCTTATATATACATCTGCCACATGCAGAAAAGCCGCTTTATTCAGTCCGATATCCACAAAAGCGGACTGCATACCGGGCAGAACTTTTACAACTTTCCCTCTGTATATGTTGCCTGCAACGCCTTTGTTTTTAGTTCTTTCTATATAGATTTCAGATACGCTGCCGTTATCCAGAACGGCGATGCGTGCCTCGTTTACTGTCGAATTTATTATTATGTCTTTTGCCAAAATTTACCCCTTAATCTTTTTGATCACATCCTTGGCTATGCCCTTCAATGTGTCAAAAACGCCCTTTCCCTGAATGGCGATAGCTTCATAAGATTTGATATTTCTGTAATTGAGTGCTTTCTCCAGCTCACTTACAGGAACAATATCTGCCAGATCTCTCTTATTATATTGCAGTACCAGCGGCATCTTGTCCAGGTTATAGCCGTGCTCCTGGAGGTTATCACGGAGGTTTTCAAAACTGTCCATATTTGCATCCATTCTGTCAACCTGTGAATCTGCCACAAAAACAACACCGTCTGCACCTTTGAGAATCAGCTTTCTGCTGGCATTGTAAAAAACCTGACCAGGAACGGTGTAAAGATGAAAACGCACTTTAAAACCTTTGATTTCTCCCAGTTTGAGGGGCATGAAATCAAAAAAGAGTGTCCTCTCTGTTTCGGTGGCAAGAGAAATCATCTTCCCTTTGTTTTTTTCATCCGTTTTATTGTAGATGTATTGTAAATTTGTGGTTTTGCCGCATAATCCCGGACCGTAATATACGATTTTACAGTTAAGTTCTTTGGTGGAATAGTTTATAAATGACAATGTGCACCCCTTTATTGCTCAGATTCTTTTGGGTCGAACAGACCTTCTATTTCATCATCGGTTATATCTCCAAAAATATTTTTTGGATGATTGTCAGTATCTTGAAAAGAAGATTTCAGAAATTCCTCTATTTTAGTTATAAATTTTTTTACCCGCAGTCTTATAAGGCCCAGTGATGTTGATTCATCGAAGATAACAACAAGAATTATAACATTAAAAATCAGGCTTATGTGTACGTGCTCATTTTCACCTTCGTGGAAAAGAAGAGAGAATTCTTTTTCCCCGAGAAGTTTTGCCAGACCATCGGTAGCAGCTACATTGCCCGCCACCAGGGCTGCAATTGAAGTAGTATCATACTCGGACACCGACGTAGAAGTTGCAACAGGCTGCCCGTTTTTGTCCACAAGGAAGGCGGCTGTTGCACCTGACTCATTTTTCAGCAGCTCAACTTCTTTTTCCAGTCTTTTTATGATTTTCTCATCATAGATCCATGAACTGTCGCTCATAATATAATCCTTAGTCAATAAATATATACATCCCAGAGACTTGAACAATTGTTTTCATTAACCGGCGGACGGTCAGATGAAAAATGAAAACGTTAAACAAATCCCTTCCTATTAATATTTTTAATACATTTCCCTTCTGTTCTCAATAGCTTTTAATATGGTGATATCATCAGAAAATTCCAGCAATCCGCCGGTGGGGACACCACTGGCTATCCTTGTCATTTTAACATCGAAGTCTTTTAGCAGTTTATACACATAAGTTGCGGTGGTTTCTCCTTCAATATCAGGGTTTGTGGCAATGATAACTTCATCAACCTTGTTTTCACAAGCCAAGTCGATAAGTCTCTGAAGATTCAGCTCATCAGGACCTATCCCGTCCAGCGGTGCAATTTTGCCGCCAAGGACATGATACACACCTTTATACCTTCCGCTGGATTCGATAATAAATATATCTTTGGGCTCCTCCACAACACAGACTACTCTTTTATCCCTGTATGAGTCTGCGCAGATACTGCATAATTCGCCATCGGACAATCCTCCGCACTCTTTGCAGAACTTTATATTCTGCTTCAAATCGACAATACTGTCTGCAAGCTCTTTGACATCCCTCTCATTCATTTTCATGATATACATGGCAAGTCTCAGTGCTGTTTTTCGTCCGATACCGGGCAGCTTGCCCAATTCGAAAACGCATTTGTCAAAACTCTTGATTTTTAGCATTTTTTAAAACATGCCGGGGATATTCATCCCCATTCCTCCGGTTATTTCTGACATTCTCTCCTGTACCATATCATGAGCCTTTTTCATCCCCTCATTAACAGCGGCAATAATGAGGTCGGAAAGCATGTCCTTATCCTCGGGGTTTATGACGTCATCTTCAATGTTGATTTCCAGGAGCTCCTGTCTGCCGTTAACCTTTACAGTAACCATGCCGCCGCCTGCTGATGCCTCTA is from Flexistipes sinusarabici DSM 4947 and encodes:
- a CDS encoding roadblock/LC7 domain-containing protein, yielding MSDSSWIYDEKIIKRLEKEVELLKNESGATAAFLVDKNGQPVATSTSVSEYDTTSIAALVAGNVAATDGLAKLLGEKEFSLLFHEGENEHVHISLIFNVIILVVIFDESTSLGLIRLRVKKFITKIEEFLKSSFQDTDNHPKNIFGDITDDEIEGLFDPKESEQ
- the recR gene encoding recombination mediator RecR is translated as MLKIKSFDKCVFELGKLPGIGRKTALRLAMYIMKMNERDVKELADSIVDLKQNIKFCKECGGLSDGELCSICADSYRDKRVVCVVEEPKDIFIIESSGRYKGVYHVLGGKIAPLDGIGPDELNLQRLIDLACENKVDEVIIATNPDIEGETTATYVYKLLKDFDVKMTRIASGVPTGGLLEFSDDITILKAIENRREMY
- a CDS encoding GTP-binding protein — its product is MSFINYSTKELNCKIVYYGPGLCGKTTNLQYIYNKTDEKNKGKMISLATETERTLFFDFMPLKLGEIKGFKVRFHLYTVPGQVFYNASRKLILKGADGVVFVADSQVDRMDANMDSFENLRDNLQEHGYNLDKMPLVLQYNKRDLADIVPVSELEKALNYRNIKSYEAIAIQGKGVFDTLKGIAKDVIKKIKG